Proteins found in one Hirundo rustica isolate bHirRus1 chromosome Z, bHirRus1.pri.v3, whole genome shotgun sequence genomic segment:
- the GPR174 gene encoding probable G-protein coupled receptor 174: MSNSSNCSEPDLKPYYAVTYTVILIPGLIGNTLALWVFYGYMKETKRAVIFMINLAIADLSQVLSLPLRIFYYLTGTWEFGGGLCMLCFYLKYVNMYASIYFLVCISVRRYLFLMHPFKFSDCRRVCDVYISIVGWVVVCVGCLPFPLLRMQHQDDKNACFVDLPIKKPDLPTSITLMTIGELVGFVTPLLIILYCSWKTILSLKEKHSASRDLGEKKKALKMILTCALVFLICFAPYHISFPLDFFVKTRQIQEGCVQISVFHAVALCLASLNSCVDPIIYYFTTDEFRRRLSRQDLQDSIQLQHLSYGRKHSRDVLGEDTTEY; encoded by the coding sequence ATGAGCAACAGCTCCAACTGCAGCGAGCCAGACCTCAAGCCCTACTACGCCGTCACCTACACGGTGATCCTGATCCCTGGGCTCATCGGGAACACCCTGGCCTTGTGGGTCTTCTACGGCTACATGAAAGAGACTAAAAGGGCCGTGATATTCATGATCAACTTAGCCATTGCTGACTTATCACAGGTGCTGTCCTTGCCCCTGAGGATTTTTTACTACCTGACGGGCACGTGGGAGTTCGGAGGAGGTCTCTGCATGCTCTGCTTCTACCTGAAGTACGTTAATATGTACGCCAGCATCTACTTCTTGGTGTGCATCAGCGTGAGGAGGTACCTGTTCCTCATGCACCCCTTCAAATTCAGCGACTGCAGGCGGGTCTGCGATGTCTACATCAGCATTGTGGGCTGGGTCGTGGTCTGTGTGGGCTGCCTGCCCTTCCCGCTCCTCAGGATGCAGCACCAGGATGATAAAAACGCCTGTTTTGTGGATCTTCCCATCAAGAAACCCGACCTCCCCACCTCCATCACGCTGATGACCATAGGGGAGCTGGTGGGGTTCGTGACGCCCCTGCTCATCATCCTGTACTGCTCCTGGAAGACAATCCTATCACTAAAAGAGAAGCACTCTGCTTCCCGGGACCTGGGTGAGAAGAAGAAGGCTTTAAAGATGATCCTCACCTGCGCCCTGGTGTTCTTGATTTGCTTTGCACCTTACCACATCAGCTTCCCGCTGGATTTCTTCGTGAAAACCAGGCAGATCCAGGAGGGCTGCGTGCAGATCTCGGTGTTCCACGCCGTGGCTTTGTGCCTCGCCAGCCTCAACTCCTGCGTGGATCCCATCATCTACTACTTCACCACGGACGAGTTCAGGAGACGCCTCTCCAGGCAGGATCTGCAGGACAgcatccagctccagcacctcagctACGGCAGGAAGCACTCCAGGGATGTGCTTGGGGAGGACACCACGGAATACTAG